A region from the Pelagovum pacificum genome encodes:
- a CDS encoding formylglycine-generating enzyme family protein: protein MACCGSRTTFAGESKAGDLRPLPGHVSDIAEPTPAPVATFTGGKSFTGTRRPEIREDGEAVVRQVRLKPFACDTTLVTNRRFAAFVSDTGYRTEAERIGWGVVFRGLLSDPDAVAPSRSSTPWWVMIDGACWHTPEGEGTALAGREDHPVVHVSYADARAYADWAGGHLPSEAEWEHAARGGLDDPRFPWGEDEPDDTDFQPCNIWQGTFPTDNSARDGYVGTSPVNAFAPNGAGIHDMAGNVWEWTAEPFRIRSPSRTAKARNAAAQTQNLRLMKGGSFLCHISYCYRYRIAARSAVAADSGASNTGFRVFYDRS from the coding sequence ATGGCCTGCTGCGGTTCACGAACGACCTTCGCCGGTGAGAGTAAGGCTGGCGACCTGCGCCCGCTTCCCGGTCATGTGTCCGACATCGCCGAGCCGACGCCCGCGCCCGTCGCGACTTTCACGGGTGGCAAGAGCTTCACCGGCACCCGCCGCCCCGAGATCCGGGAGGACGGCGAAGCCGTCGTGCGTCAGGTCCGGCTGAAACCCTTCGCCTGCGACACGACCCTCGTCACCAACCGCCGCTTCGCCGCCTTCGTGTCCGACACCGGCTACCGGACGGAGGCCGAGCGTATCGGGTGGGGCGTCGTCTTCCGGGGCCTTTTGAGCGATCCCGACGCGGTCGCGCCGTCACGATCCTCGACGCCCTGGTGGGTGATGATCGACGGCGCCTGCTGGCACACGCCGGAAGGCGAGGGTACGGCCCTCGCCGGGCGCGAGGATCATCCGGTGGTTCACGTGTCCTACGCCGATGCGCGCGCCTACGCCGATTGGGCGGGTGGTCACCTGCCGAGCGAGGCGGAGTGGGAACATGCCGCGCGCGGCGGTCTCGACGATCCGCGTTTCCCGTGGGGCGAGGACGAGCCCGACGATACCGACTTCCAGCCCTGCAACATCTGGCAGGGCACGTTCCCGACCGACAACAGCGCCCGGGACGGCTACGTCGGCACGTCCCCCGTCAACGCCTTCGCGCCGAACGGGGCAGGCATCCATGACATGGCCGGCAACGTCTGGGAATGGACCGCCGAGCCGTTCCGCATCCGCTCCCCCTCCCGCACGGCGAAGGCCCGCAACGCGGCGGCGCAGACGCAGAACCTGCGGCTGATGAAGGGCGGCAGCTTCCTGTGCCATATCAGCTACTGCTATCGGTACCGGATCGCCGCCCGCTCCGCCGTTGCGGCCGACAGCGGGGCCAGCAATACCGGCTTCCGGGTCTTCTACGATCGGAGCTGA
- the rnr gene encoding ribonuclease R, with translation MARIPSKDEILQWISDNPTQTAKRDIAKAFGLKGAQRIDLKRLLRELEDEGHLEKRKKSYRDPDRLPPVSILQVQEPDGDGDLFARPLEWHGEGEEPRVLLQPRESDPALGRGDRILARLTEVKGEDHAYTARLIRRIGSNPIHVLGIFRKGSEGGRIMPIDKGSDKQWVVPAGNEHGAKDGELVEAEQAGPKGRLGLPKARITSRLGDPTEPRAVSLIAIHQHGIPDQFPDDVVAEADRAKPAGLTGREDLRDVPLITIDPWDARDHDDAVFAEADDDPKNEGGHVIWVAIADVAYYVRPGSQLDREARKRGNSTYFPDRVVPMLPDRLSGDLCSLHEGVPRAVLAVRMRIDASGHKIDHTFHRGLMRSPASLNYEDVQAGMDGDPNDKVAPYMEDVIKPLYAAYHALRTARAERQPLELDLPERQIVLSEEGEVTSIDYKERLDAHRLIEEFMVLANVAAAETLIAKRTPLLFRVHEEPDADKLDALRETAQAAGLTLAKGQVLKTAHLNRLLKAAEGSDEAELINMATLRSMTQAYYNPENFGHFGLALKNYAHFTSPIRRYSDLIVHRALITAHGWGKDGLSPEEIERLQDTAQHISDTERRSMTAERDTTDRYLAAYLSDRIGAEMGGRISGVAKFGVFVKLDETGADGMIPIRTLGAEFFHYDRDSQSLMGADSGTVIRLGQRVTVKLVEAAPVTGGLIVELLSLEDQKMPKGHGGGGGAPRGRGKPPRRKVGAAKKKAAKTARKVKRTRR, from the coding sequence ATGGCCCGTATCCCGTCCAAGGACGAGATCCTGCAGTGGATCTCCGACAATCCGACCCAGACCGCAAAGCGCGACATCGCCAAGGCCTTCGGCCTCAAGGGCGCGCAGCGTATCGACCTCAAGCGGCTCCTGCGGGAGCTGGAGGACGAGGGGCACCTCGAGAAACGCAAGAAAAGCTATCGCGACCCCGACCGCCTGCCGCCCGTCTCGATCCTGCAGGTGCAGGAACCGGACGGCGACGGCGATCTCTTCGCGCGCCCGCTCGAATGGCACGGCGAGGGCGAGGAGCCGCGCGTTCTTCTGCAGCCGCGCGAGAGCGATCCGGCGCTCGGGCGCGGCGACCGCATCCTCGCCCGCCTGACGGAGGTGAAGGGCGAAGATCACGCTTACACCGCCCGGCTGATCCGCCGGATCGGATCGAACCCGATCCACGTGCTCGGCATCTTTCGAAAAGGGTCCGAAGGCGGTCGGATCATGCCGATCGACAAGGGCTCGGACAAGCAATGGGTCGTCCCCGCCGGCAACGAACACGGCGCGAAGGATGGGGAGCTGGTGGAGGCGGAGCAGGCCGGACCGAAAGGCCGGCTCGGCCTGCCGAAAGCGCGGATCACGTCGCGCCTCGGCGACCCGACCGAACCCCGCGCCGTCAGCCTCATCGCGATCCATCAGCACGGCATTCCCGACCAGTTCCCGGACGACGTCGTGGCCGAGGCCGACCGCGCCAAGCCGGCCGGCCTCACCGGCCGCGAGGATCTGCGGGACGTGCCGCTCATCACCATCGACCCGTGGGATGCCCGCGACCACGACGATGCCGTCTTCGCCGAGGCCGACGACGATCCGAAGAACGAAGGCGGCCACGTCATCTGGGTCGCGATCGCCGATGTCGCCTACTATGTGCGGCCCGGCTCGCAGCTCGACCGCGAGGCACGCAAGCGCGGCAACTCCACCTATTTCCCCGACCGCGTCGTACCGATGCTGCCGGACCGGCTGTCGGGCGACCTCTGCTCGCTCCACGAAGGCGTGCCACGCGCCGTCCTTGCCGTTCGGATGCGGATCGACGCGAGCGGGCACAAGATCGACCACACGTTCCACCGGGGGCTCATGCGCTCCCCTGCCTCGCTGAACTATGAGGACGTGCAGGCGGGCATGGACGGTGACCCGAACGACAAGGTCGCGCCCTATATGGAGGACGTGATCAAGCCGCTCTATGCCGCCTACCACGCATTGCGAACGGCGCGGGCGGAACGTCAGCCGCTCGAGCTCGACCTGCCGGAGCGGCAGATCGTCCTGTCCGAGGAGGGCGAGGTCACGTCGATCGACTACAAGGAACGGCTCGACGCGCACCGGCTGATCGAGGAATTCATGGTGCTGGCCAACGTCGCCGCCGCCGAGACCCTGATCGCGAAACGCACGCCGCTCCTGTTCCGCGTCCACGAGGAGCCCGACGCCGACAAGCTCGACGCGCTGCGTGAGACGGCGCAGGCCGCGGGCCTGACGCTCGCCAAGGGGCAGGTGCTCAAGACCGCCCACCTCAACCGACTGCTCAAGGCCGCCGAAGGCAGCGACGAGGCGGAGCTCATCAACATGGCGACGCTGCGGTCGATGACGCAGGCCTACTACAACCCGGAGAACTTCGGCCACTTCGGCCTCGCCCTGAAGAACTACGCGCACTTCACCTCGCCGATCCGGCGCTATTCCGACCTGATCGTCCACCGCGCGCTCATCACCGCGCATGGCTGGGGCAAGGACGGGCTGTCACCGGAGGAGATCGAGCGCCTGCAGGACACGGCGCAGCATATCTCCGACACCGAGCGCCGGTCGATGACAGCGGAGCGGGACACGACGGACCGCTACCTCGCCGCTTACCTCTCCGACCGGATCGGCGCCGAGATGGGCGGCCGCATCAGCGGCGTCGCCAAGTTCGGCGTCTTCGTGAAGCTGGACGAGACAGGCGCCGACGGCATGATCCCGATCCGTACCCTCGGGGCGGAGTTCTTTCACTACGACCGCGACAGCCAGTCTCTGATGGGGGCCGACAGCGGCACCGTCATCCGGCTGGGCCAGCGCGTGACCGTGAAGCTGGTGGAGGCCGCGCCCGTCACTGGTGGCCTGATCGTGGAGCTTCTGTCGCTCGAGGATCAGAAGATGCCGAAGGGGCACGGCGGCGGAGGCGGCGCCCCGCGCGGACGAGGCAAGCCACCGCGCCGCAAGGTCGGCGCGGCGAAGAAGAAGGCCGCAAAGACAGCACGCAAGGTGAAGCGGACCCGGCGGTAA